One window from the genome of Bdellovibrio sp. NC01 encodes:
- a CDS encoding alpha-ketoacid dehydrogenase subunit beta → MASVAQAIRMALHYGEKHLGVKDVFGQDVGAPLGGVFTATQGLKTAWNTPLDERGIISMAMGIAMTGDRCVAEIQFGDYIFNTIDLLKIAGNTLWVTNGQVELPMVVMTPVGAGIFGSIYHSHSFDAWASRLPGWKIVMPSNPLDAYGLMLSAIKDPNPVLYLKSKALMRHKGEDLIPGEPADEKELKAMIDKPVQNSAGWKPRWPDLEEYIVPIGKGKITHAGEHITIVTYSRMVHLCDDVAKKLAQEGISVEVIDLRSIYPYDWDMIKSSVEKTGRVLFVNEDTEVTNFGEHLAYRVTQECFYHLMARPRVLAGKNLPGIGLNPNLEKNSVPQLSDIELAVREIVAEVP, encoded by the coding sequence ATGGCAAGTGTAGCTCAGGCCATCAGAATGGCTCTTCACTACGGTGAAAAGCATTTGGGCGTTAAAGATGTTTTTGGTCAAGACGTAGGTGCTCCACTAGGTGGCGTATTTACGGCGACTCAAGGTTTGAAAACGGCATGGAATACTCCGCTTGATGAACGCGGTATCATCAGTATGGCAATGGGTATTGCGATGACTGGCGACCGTTGTGTGGCAGAGATCCAATTTGGCGATTATATTTTCAATACGATCGATCTTTTGAAGATCGCTGGTAACACATTGTGGGTAACAAACGGCCAAGTGGAACTTCCAATGGTTGTGATGACTCCGGTAGGTGCTGGTATTTTCGGTTCGATCTATCACTCGCATTCATTCGATGCGTGGGCGTCTCGTCTTCCAGGTTGGAAGATCGTTATGCCATCAAACCCGCTTGATGCTTATGGTTTGATGTTGTCTGCGATTAAAGATCCAAATCCAGTTCTTTATTTGAAATCAAAAGCGTTGATGCGCCATAAGGGTGAAGATTTGATCCCTGGTGAGCCAGCTGATGAAAAAGAATTGAAAGCAATGATCGACAAACCAGTACAGAATTCTGCTGGTTGGAAACCTCGTTGGCCAGATCTTGAAGAATACATCGTGCCAATCGGTAAAGGTAAAATCACTCACGCCGGTGAACACATCACGATCGTTACTTACAGCCGCATGGTGCACTTGTGTGACGATGTTGCGAAGAAATTGGCGCAAGAAGGTATCTCTGTTGAAGTGATCGATTTGCGTTCTATCTATCCGTATGACTGGGACATGATTAAGTCTTCTGTTGAAAAAACAGGTCGTGTGTTGTTCGTGAATGAAGATACTGAAGTCACAAACTTCGGCGAGCACTTGGCTTACCGTGTGACTCAAGAATGCTTCTATCACTTGATGGCACGTCCTCGTGTGCTTGCAGGTAAAAATCTTCCAGGTATCGGTTTGAATCCGAACCTAGAGAAAAACTCTGTACCACAATTGTCAGACATTGAACTTGCAGTTCGCGAAATCGTGGCGGAAGTACCTTAA
- a CDS encoding class I SAM-dependent methyltransferase — protein sequence MAKAEAHRKKVRRRVNKKSSKVLFDKYELYRKAVQSAENDVQFIQNTFKELKGKNPRTFAEDFCGTFALSTEWIKLNPRYEAVGVDLDPEPMAYGKTNYLTKLKPEQQRRMRLIEGNVLDPNLPKADIVAAMNFSYFCFKQRELIKRYFSNAFKRLNKDGIFLVDLFGGSQCYDAIEDTIKHENFTYYWDQTNFDPVTNEALFHIHFRVGGKKIEQVFTYDWRLWSIPELREIMAEVGFKKTHVYWEGTAKDGSGDGNFTRVDHGESCQSWIAYIVGEK from the coding sequence ATGGCTAAAGCAGAAGCTCACAGAAAAAAAGTTCGTCGTCGTGTAAATAAAAAGAGCAGCAAAGTTCTTTTTGATAAGTATGAACTGTATCGTAAAGCGGTACAGTCTGCTGAAAACGACGTTCAGTTCATTCAGAACACGTTCAAAGAGTTGAAGGGTAAAAACCCACGTACTTTTGCTGAAGACTTCTGCGGCACATTTGCTTTGTCGACAGAGTGGATTAAGCTTAACCCGCGTTATGAAGCTGTCGGTGTGGATCTTGATCCGGAACCAATGGCGTACGGTAAAACAAATTACCTGACGAAATTGAAACCAGAACAACAACGTCGTATGCGTTTGATCGAGGGCAATGTTCTTGATCCGAATCTGCCAAAAGCAGATATCGTTGCGGCGATGAACTTTTCATACTTCTGTTTCAAACAACGCGAATTGATCAAACGTTACTTCTCAAACGCTTTTAAGCGTTTGAACAAAGATGGCATCTTCTTGGTCGACCTTTTCGGTGGCAGCCAATGTTACGATGCGATTGAAGATACAATTAAGCACGAAAACTTCACGTACTACTGGGATCAAACGAACTTTGACCCGGTAACAAATGAAGCTCTTTTCCATATTCATTTCCGTGTAGGTGGTAAAAAGATTGAACAGGTCTTCACTTATGACTGGAGATTGTGGTCGATTCCAGAACTTCGCGAGATCATGGCGGAAGTGGGTTTCAAAAAGACGCACGTGTATTGGGAAGGAACTGCAAAAGACGGATCGGGTGACGGTAACTTTACTCGTGTCGATCACGGGGAGTCTTGCCAAAGCTGGATTGCTTACATCGTGGGTGAAAAATAG
- the pyrE gene encoding orotate phosphoribosyltransferase, with protein MTRQELAKKIYDIAHLTGQFKLRSGQTSTEYFDKYRFEAQPELLREIAKHMAPMIPAGTEVLAGLEMGGIPVATALSLETGIPCVFVRKKAKDYGTCKFAEGLEIAGKKVCIIEDVVTTGGQVVLSTADLRSIGAKVDHVLCVIHRGPEFPEPKLTEVQLTLSPLFKKSDF; from the coding sequence ATGACTCGCCAAGAACTCGCTAAAAAAATCTACGACATCGCTCACTTGACCGGCCAATTCAAATTGCGCTCGGGCCAAACATCGACAGAGTACTTCGATAAGTATCGTTTTGAGGCACAGCCTGAACTTCTTCGTGAAATCGCAAAGCACATGGCGCCGATGATCCCTGCTGGAACAGAAGTTTTAGCTGGACTAGAAATGGGCGGCATCCCGGTAGCGACGGCTTTATCACTTGAAACTGGTATTCCCTGCGTTTTCGTTCGTAAAAAAGCCAAAGACTATGGCACGTGCAAGTTCGCGGAAGGCCTTGAAATCGCCGGTAAGAAGGTTTGTATTATCGAAGACGTTGTTACAACGGGTGGCCAAGTTGTTCTTTCTACAGCGGATTTACGCTCTATTGGCGCCAAAGTAGACCACGTCTTGTGCGTAATTCACCGTGGTCCTGAATTCCCAGAACCTAAACTGACGGAAGTCCAGCTCACGTTATCGCCTCTATTTAAGAAATCTGATTTCTAG
- the cutA gene encoding divalent-cation tolerance protein CutA has product MILFYIPCPDQAVAEKISRTLLEEKLIACSNIIPGMKSMYWWEGKIETSSEYILILKTLERSDAHKLIEKRVQELHPYSIPCVMQLPVAAINDSFKNWLEESLK; this is encoded by the coding sequence ATGATCTTGTTTTATATTCCTTGTCCAGATCAAGCGGTCGCAGAAAAAATTTCGCGCACATTGCTCGAAGAAAAGTTGATCGCTTGTTCGAATATTATTCCCGGTATGAAATCGATGTACTGGTGGGAAGGAAAAATAGAGACAAGCTCTGAGTATATACTCATCCTAAAAACTCTTGAAAGATCTGACGCGCACAAACTAATTGAAAAACGTGTGCAAGAGCTCCATCCCTACTCTATTCCGTGCGTGATGCAACTACCAGTCGCAGCAATCAACGATTCTTTTAAAAACTGGCTTGAAGAGAGTCTGAAGTAA
- a CDS encoding CNNM domain-containing protein: protein MTVLVLLCISTISISFICSMLEAVLLTSTSAYIAVLVKENRRSAKLLEHLKENIDRPISAILTLNTLSHTLGSAAIAYQVQVNFGDKYVTIASFLLTFAILFVAEIIPKSIGASHWKALIPVSAYTIQFMIIILYPLVIVSEWLGRFFSKSEEDPEVSREEILMTAELGAEEGTLKNKESNIIKNLLMLDKIYVSDIMTPRSVFFALDKELTTEEVFTKYRPLRFSRIPVYAGSLDNIVGMTYRYKIHEALSNDQHEKKIGDLVTPISSIPERMTVSQVLDFFIKEKEHIALAVDEYGIVAGLVSLEDAVETLLGVEIVDELDSVEDMRKFALEQWQVRKQKLRR, encoded by the coding sequence ATGACGGTGCTCGTACTTCTCTGCATTTCGACTATTTCGATTTCTTTCATCTGTTCGATGCTTGAAGCAGTTTTGCTGACTTCAACTTCTGCTTATATTGCTGTTTTGGTTAAAGAAAACCGCCGCAGTGCTAAGCTTCTTGAACATCTTAAAGAAAATATCGATCGCCCTATTTCGGCGATTCTGACTTTGAACACGCTTTCACACACTTTAGGTTCGGCAGCGATTGCTTACCAAGTGCAAGTGAACTTCGGCGACAAATACGTCACAATCGCGTCGTTCCTTTTGACCTTTGCCATTCTTTTCGTGGCAGAGATCATTCCGAAATCAATCGGTGCATCCCACTGGAAAGCGTTGATTCCTGTTTCTGCCTACACGATTCAATTCATGATCATCATTCTTTATCCATTGGTGATTGTGTCTGAGTGGCTGGGCCGTTTTTTCTCGAAATCCGAAGAAGATCCTGAAGTCAGCCGCGAAGAAATCCTGATGACGGCAGAGCTGGGTGCGGAAGAGGGAACTCTGAAGAACAAAGAATCTAACATCATCAAAAACTTGCTGATGCTAGATAAGATCTATGTCTCTGATATCATGACTCCCCGTTCAGTGTTCTTTGCATTAGATAAAGAATTAACGACGGAAGAAGTGTTCACGAAATATCGCCCGTTACGTTTTTCGCGTATTCCGGTTTATGCCGGCAGCTTAGATAACATCGTCGGCATGACGTATCGTTATAAAATCCATGAAGCGCTTTCAAACGATCAGCACGAGAAAAAAATCGGCGACCTTGTAACTCCGATTTCAAGTATCCCAGAGCGAATGACGGTGTCCCAGGTTCTTGATTTCTTCATCAAAGAAAAAGAACACATCGCTTTAGCCGTTGATGAATACGGAATCGTTGCGGGCCTTGTCAGTCTTGAAGACGCGGTCGAAACTCTTCTAGGTGTCGAGATCGTCGATGAACTTGATAGTGTTGAAGACATGCGTAAGTTTGCCCTTGAACAATGGCAAGTGCGCAAACAAAAGCTACGCAGGTAG
- a CDS encoding dienelactone hydrolase family protein, with protein MKKGMGALALLMVLVGSNAFAAVKTENVEYKEGKTELEGFMAYDDSVKTPRPAVLIVHQWMGLTDYEKSRARELAEKGYVAFAVDIYGKGIRPSNPANAGQLSGQYKENRKLYRAREMAAYNLIKKDKRVDAKHIVVMGYCFGGMGALELGRNGAALAGIATFHGALSNPNPADAKNIKAPVLVMHGALDPYVNKEEVEGFVKEMNDAKADYQFIAYAGAVHSFTEKDAGNDISKGAAYNEKADHRSWAAFTQFLNEVAPITK; from the coding sequence ATGAAGAAAGGTATGGGGGCATTGGCCCTGCTAATGGTTTTAGTTGGTAGCAATGCGTTTGCAGCAGTGAAAACTGAAAACGTTGAATACAAGGAAGGTAAGACGGAACTTGAAGGTTTCATGGCTTATGATGACAGCGTGAAAACTCCGCGCCCGGCTGTATTGATCGTGCATCAATGGATGGGTTTGACTGATTACGAAAAATCGCGTGCTCGTGAGCTTGCAGAAAAAGGCTATGTTGCATTCGCAGTCGACATCTATGGTAAAGGCATCAGGCCAAGTAATCCCGCAAACGCAGGGCAGTTGTCTGGACAATACAAAGAGAATCGCAAACTTTATCGCGCTCGCGAAATGGCTGCTTACAATCTGATTAAAAAAGACAAACGCGTTGATGCAAAACACATCGTGGTGATGGGTTACTGCTTTGGTGGCATGGGTGCGCTTGAGTTAGGTCGTAACGGTGCCGCACTTGCGGGGATCGCGACTTTCCATGGTGCTTTGTCGAACCCAAATCCGGCTGATGCGAAAAACATCAAAGCGCCGGTGTTGGTGATGCACGGTGCACTTGATCCTTACGTGAACAAAGAAGAAGTCGAAGGCTTCGTGAAAGAAATGAACGATGCTAAAGCCGATTACCAGTTCATCGCATACGCAGGAGCTGTGCACTCGTTCACGGAAAAAGACGCAGGCAATGATATTTCCAAAGGTGCTGCTTACAATGAAAAAGCAGATCATCGTTCGTGGGCGGCGTTCACTCAGTTTTTGAATGAAGTCGCGCCAATTACTAAGTGA
- a CDS encoding DUF883 family protein produces MDREQLIAEIKKQILEELKGVASPLTDKISDEHKEQIKDVKNSLEKSVKENPWMAVGVAVLCGFMIGRLLYRRKDD; encoded by the coding sequence ATGGATAGAGAACAACTTATTGCTGAGATTAAGAAGCAGATTCTTGAGGAGTTAAAAGGTGTTGCTTCGCCTTTGACTGATAAGATTTCTGATGAGCATAAAGAGCAAATCAAAGACGTTAAGAATTCTCTTGAGAAGTCTGTGAAAGAGAATCCTTGGATGGCTGTTGGGGTTGCTGTGCTTTGTGGGTTTATGATTGGGCGTCTTCTTTATCGTAGGAAGGATGACTAA
- the fusA gene encoding elongation factor G produces the protein MSKKWNIDMVRNIGISAHIDSGKTTLSERILFYGGKIHAIHEVRGKDGVGATMDSMDLEREKGITIQSAATQVQWKDYTINLIDTPGHVDFTVEVERSLRVLDGAILVLCGVAGVQSQSITVDRQMKRYNVPRLAFVNKLDRQGANPFRVKDALVEKLRLNAVMVNIPIGLEDQHRGIVDLVQMKAFINEGPDGEKITEIEIPADLVDQAKEYRHKLIGALADIDDAIGEKFLMEEEPTLEEIKAAIRKGVISLKLCPVFCGSAFKNKNVQHLLDGVTYYLPTPAEKKEFALDLNNNEEKIELFPDNDKPLVSLAFKLQETPFGQLTYMRVYQGKMTKGDFIINQVNKKSVKIPRLVRMHSDKMEDIETSYAGDIVAVFGIDCASGDTFCDDRINASMQSMHVPDAVISLAVAPKDKTAANNFSKALQKFRKEDPTFRVHRDEESNETIISGMGELHLEIYVERMKREFNCEVIVGQPQVAYRETISQEAPYDYTHKKQTGGSGQYAKIVGKIQPLPPQEDGAVFKFDNKVVGGRIPKEFIPAVEEGFKEQTVKGPLIGFPIVGVEVVLEDGAYHDVDSSYMAFKIAAMAALREVYSAAKPTVLEPIMKLETVVPDEYQGAAVGQINQRRGSIVGTTAFDGNCVIEAEVPLTEMFGYSTDLRSATKGKGEFSMEFAKYAPVPRNIQEELAKKYQAKRAAEQK, from the coding sequence ATGTCCAAAAAATGGAATATTGATATGGTCAGAAATATCGGTATCTCGGCTCACATCGACTCGGGAAAAACCACACTTTCTGAGCGTATTCTGTTCTATGGAGGTAAGATCCACGCTATCCACGAAGTTCGTGGTAAAGACGGCGTCGGCGCTACAATGGACTCCATGGATCTAGAGAGAGAAAAAGGTATCACAATCCAATCTGCTGCGACTCAGGTTCAGTGGAAGGATTACACAATTAACTTGATCGATACACCGGGGCACGTGGACTTCACAGTTGAAGTTGAACGTTCTCTTCGCGTTCTTGACGGTGCGATCCTAGTTCTTTGCGGTGTTGCTGGTGTTCAATCTCAATCCATCACAGTTGACCGTCAAATGAAACGTTACAACGTTCCTCGTTTGGCATTCGTGAACAAATTGGACCGTCAAGGTGCCAATCCGTTCCGCGTAAAAGACGCTTTGGTTGAGAAACTACGTTTGAACGCAGTTATGGTAAACATCCCAATCGGTTTGGAAGACCAACACCGTGGTATCGTTGACCTAGTACAAATGAAAGCTTTCATCAATGAAGGCCCAGATGGTGAGAAAATCACTGAAATCGAAATCCCAGCTGATCTAGTTGATCAAGCTAAAGAATACCGTCACAAATTGATCGGTGCTCTTGCGGATATCGACGATGCTATCGGCGAAAAATTCTTGATGGAAGAAGAACCAACATTGGAAGAGATCAAAGCTGCTATCCGTAAAGGTGTTATCAGCTTGAAACTTTGCCCAGTATTCTGCGGTTCTGCTTTCAAAAATAAAAACGTTCAGCACTTGTTGGATGGCGTAACTTATTACTTGCCAACTCCTGCTGAGAAAAAAGAGTTCGCTCTTGATTTGAACAATAACGAAGAGAAAATTGAGTTGTTCCCGGACAACGACAAACCTCTTGTTTCATTGGCGTTCAAACTTCAAGAAACTCCATTCGGTCAGTTGACTTACATGCGTGTATACCAAGGTAAGATGACGAAAGGTGATTTCATCATCAACCAAGTGAACAAGAAATCTGTTAAGATTCCTCGTTTGGTTCGTATGCACTCTGACAAAATGGAAGATATCGAAACTTCATACGCTGGTGACATCGTAGCGGTATTCGGTATCGATTGTGCTTCTGGTGACACTTTCTGTGACGATCGCATCAATGCATCTATGCAATCAATGCACGTTCCAGACGCGGTTATCTCTCTTGCAGTTGCTCCAAAAGACAAAACTGCAGCGAATAACTTCTCTAAAGCGTTGCAAAAATTCCGTAAGGAAGACCCTACTTTCCGCGTACACCGTGACGAGGAATCAAATGAGACTATCATCTCTGGTATGGGTGAGTTGCACTTGGAAATCTACGTTGAGCGTATGAAGCGTGAGTTCAATTGTGAAGTTATCGTTGGTCAACCTCAGGTTGCTTACCGCGAGACTATTTCTCAAGAAGCTCCGTACGATTACACTCACAAAAAACAAACGGGTGGTTCGGGTCAATACGCGAAGATCGTTGGTAAAATCCAACCTCTTCCACCACAAGAAGACGGCGCAGTCTTCAAATTCGACAACAAGGTTGTCGGTGGTCGTATCCCTAAAGAATTTATCCCAGCTGTTGAAGAAGGTTTCAAAGAGCAAACTGTTAAAGGTCCATTGATCGGCTTCCCGATCGTTGGCGTTGAAGTTGTTCTTGAAGACGGCGCATACCATGACGTCGACTCTTCTTACATGGCCTTCAAGATTGCTGCGATGGCAGCTCTTCGTGAAGTTTACTCTGCTGCGAAACCAACTGTTCTTGAGCCGATCATGAAGCTTGAGACTGTAGTTCCAGACGAATATCAAGGTGCAGCGGTTGGTCAAATCAACCAACGCCGTGGTTCTATCGTTGGTACTACTGCATTCGACGGTAACTGCGTTATCGAAGCTGAAGTTCCTTTGACAGAGATGTTCGGTTACTCAACTGACCTTCGCTCTGCTACTAAAGGTAAAGGTGAGTTCTCTATGGAATTCGCGAAGTACGCTCCAGTACCTCGTAACATCCAAGAAGAACTTGCGAAGAAATACCAAGCAAAGCGCGCAGCTGAGCAAAAGTAA
- a CDS encoding ATP-dependent DNA helicase RecQ has product MLDLHELLKKNFDYSSFRGEQEEILRKVWANENLLALMPTGMGKSLCFQFPAKIRDGLVIVISPLIALMQDQVLKAKDLGIPATCLNSTLTRDEREQRQARLAAGDYKLLYVTPERFRKPEFLKAIEGRKIQLLAVDEAHCISQWGHDFRPDYSRVGEFRELLGNPPTLALTATATPEVQKDILAKLHIPEAQIISAGIERPNLSLNVHDMYGIDEKIRAMVALRHQHGGTAIIYVSLIGTLKKISSSLNRLGVQHLVYHGDLSPQDRKRNQKAFISGENPLMIATPAFGLGIDKNNVRLLIHAEVPSALESYFQEVGRAGRDGQESSCHLLYDQDDVSIQMEFLKWSHPEPEFIRKVYQLIDENRLRVNQEKFDFLREQMNFKNRRDFRVEAAVSILERWGCLEKSDDPFPFQCVHEPTDEQFAAENGPQILRAQNSKLLEMVRWATQDKECRMNYIYHYFGHKHETPCGKCDWCRSQV; this is encoded by the coding sequence ATGTTGGACCTCCACGAACTCCTAAAAAAGAACTTCGATTATAGCTCCTTTCGGGGCGAGCAAGAAGAGATTTTGCGCAAGGTTTGGGCAAATGAAAATCTCCTCGCATTAATGCCGACCGGAATGGGCAAAAGCCTGTGTTTTCAGTTCCCAGCTAAAATCCGAGACGGGCTTGTGATCGTAATTTCGCCTCTAATCGCACTAATGCAAGATCAGGTTCTGAAAGCCAAAGATCTTGGGATCCCGGCGACGTGCCTGAACTCAACTTTAACGCGCGATGAGCGTGAGCAGCGTCAAGCGCGCCTGGCTGCCGGCGATTACAAACTGCTGTACGTGACGCCCGAGCGTTTTCGCAAGCCTGAATTCTTAAAAGCCATCGAGGGGCGTAAGATCCAACTTTTGGCGGTCGATGAGGCGCACTGTATTTCGCAGTGGGGCCATGACTTCAGACCGGACTATTCGCGTGTCGGGGAGTTCCGCGAGCTTTTGGGAAACCCGCCAACGTTGGCATTGACCGCAACGGCGACTCCGGAAGTTCAAAAAGATATTTTAGCGAAATTGCATATTCCCGAAGCACAAATTATTTCGGCGGGAATTGAGCGCCCGAATCTTTCTTTGAACGTGCATGACATGTACGGCATTGATGAAAAAATTCGTGCGATGGTGGCACTTCGTCATCAACATGGCGGAACGGCGATCATTTACGTGTCGTTGATTGGAACTTTAAAGAAAATTTCTTCGTCGCTGAATCGTCTGGGCGTGCAGCACTTGGTCTATCACGGCGATTTGTCGCCTCAAGATCGTAAACGCAATCAGAAAGCTTTTATTAGTGGTGAAAATCCTTTGATGATTGCGACACCGGCATTCGGTTTGGGCATTGATAAAAACAATGTGCGCTTGCTGATTCACGCTGAAGTTCCAAGTGCGCTGGAATCTTATTTTCAAGAGGTCGGACGCGCAGGACGTGACGGCCAGGAATCTTCTTGTCACTTGTTGTACGATCAAGACGACGTTAGCATTCAAATGGAGTTTTTGAAGTGGTCTCATCCTGAGCCCGAGTTCATTCGTAAAGTGTATCAACTTATCGATGAAAATCGCTTGCGCGTAAATCAAGAAAAATTTGATTTCTTGCGCGAACAAATGAATTTCAAAAACCGTCGCGACTTCCGCGTTGAAGCTGCGGTGAGTATTTTAGAACGTTGGGGTTGTTTGGAAAAATCAGATGATCCATTCCCATTCCAATGTGTTCACGAACCTACTGATGAACAGTTTGCCGCAGAAAACGGACCCCAGATTTTGCGTGCACAAAATTCCAAACTGCTTGAGATGGTTCGTTGGGCGACGCAAGATAAAGAGTGTCGCATGAATTACATCTATCACTACTTTGGGCATAAGCATGAGACCCCATGTGGTAAATGTGATTGGTGTCGAAGTCAGGTTTAA
- a CDS encoding general secretion pathway protein GspD, producing MKKGLLIFALTLQAIVAKAADTIPFTFQNEELTKIIETYSKASGQKFVLDPGVRGKATILMPEKISVEEAFNQLSSALAVNGFAISKQGDTMVIMTARNVQRNLLEVTTEVPALKPERMVSWIVTLKNVPVDVVNRDLRILPSRDGEMNVFMPKNQIIINDWSSNVNRVAMLLAELDKPNSPEVQKLVDATKKRNDERRAQKAKEDKAKK from the coding sequence ATGAAAAAAGGACTTTTGATTTTTGCATTAACCCTTCAAGCGATCGTCGCAAAAGCGGCCGATACAATTCCGTTCACTTTTCAGAATGAAGAGTTGACGAAAATCATCGAAACTTACTCGAAGGCTTCGGGTCAGAAATTCGTGCTTGATCCCGGCGTTCGCGGCAAGGCTACGATTTTGATGCCCGAGAAAATTTCCGTTGAAGAGGCTTTTAATCAATTGTCCTCTGCATTAGCGGTGAATGGTTTTGCGATTTCTAAGCAGGGCGACACGATGGTTATTATGACAGCCCGTAATGTGCAAAGAAACTTGTTAGAAGTCACAACAGAAGTGCCAGCGTTGAAGCCAGAACGTATGGTATCTTGGATCGTTACGTTGAAAAACGTTCCGGTGGACGTTGTGAATCGTGACTTGCGTATTCTTCCTTCACGCGATGGCGAAATGAATGTTTTCATGCCGAAAAATCAGATCATCATCAACGACTGGAGTTCGAACGTAAATCGCGTGGCAATGCTTTTGGCAGAACTTGATAAACCAAACTCTCCGGAAGTGCAGAAGCTAGTTGATGCGACTAAAAAACGTAACGACGAAAGACGTGCGCAAAAAGCGAAAGAAGACAAAGCGAAAAAATAA
- a CDS encoding sorbosone dehydrogenase family protein gives MKASVILVLAFISSMSFAAGKLPLEKLKLPPGFAEIPNARSLTQSPDGRIFVGTRSGDKVYMIENGKASVFAEGLKVPNGVAYKDGKLYVGEIPRILEFNVPAKVTGPQKPARILPQTFPSDGHHGWKFIRFGPDGMLYVPVGANCNICETGTEYGRLYRIDVNGTSKEEVAQGIRNTVGFDWDPSTKDLWFTDNGRDLLGDDVPPDELNHLTKKDEHFGYPYCHGKSLKDPEFGKKDCAQFTPPVVELRAHVAALGMRFYTGSMFPAEYRNSIILAEHGSWNRSKPQGYRLTFVQLKNGQPVKTEGFIEGWLQNDKAWGRPVDVEVMKDGSLLVSDDEAGVVYRVTYKGK, from the coding sequence GTGAAAGCATCCGTGATTCTGGTTCTAGCTTTTATTTCATCCATGAGTTTTGCAGCCGGGAAGTTGCCGCTTGAAAAACTCAAACTGCCTCCTGGATTTGCTGAAATTCCCAATGCGCGTTCGTTGACTCAATCACCAGATGGCCGAATCTTTGTTGGAACGCGCTCTGGTGATAAGGTCTACATGATTGAAAATGGCAAAGCATCGGTCTTTGCTGAAGGCCTCAAAGTTCCCAATGGTGTCGCCTACAAAGACGGAAAACTATATGTGGGCGAGATTCCAAGAATTCTTGAATTCAACGTTCCTGCTAAAGTTACAGGACCTCAAAAGCCCGCGCGCATTTTGCCGCAAACTTTTCCAAGCGATGGTCATCATGGCTGGAAATTTATTCGCTTTGGTCCTGACGGTATGTTGTACGTACCGGTCGGTGCTAACTGCAATATTTGCGAAACGGGAACTGAATATGGTCGCTTGTATCGCATCGACGTGAACGGCACTTCGAAAGAAGAAGTGGCGCAAGGTATTCGGAACACGGTCGGCTTTGATTGGGACCCATCAACAAAAGATTTGTGGTTTACCGATAACGGTCGTGATCTTCTAGGTGATGACGTGCCACCCGATGAACTTAATCACTTAACTAAAAAAGATGAACACTTTGGTTATCCTTATTGCCACGGTAAGAGTTTGAAGGATCCAGAGTTTGGCAAAAAAGATTGTGCGCAGTTTACTCCGCCGGTTGTGGAGTTGCGGGCTCATGTTGCCGCATTAGGAATGAGGTTTTACACGGGTTCGATGTTCCCAGCGGAATATCGTAACAGCATTATCTTGGCTGAACACGGATCGTGGAATCGCAGCAAACCTCAAGGCTATCGTTTGACCTTCGTGCAGTTGAAAAATGGTCAGCCGGTGAAGACCGAGGGCTTCATTGAAGGTTGGTTGCAAAATGATAAAGCCTGGGGCCGTCCTGTCGATGTGGAAGTGATGAAAGATGGTTCACTGCTTGTCTCGGATGATGAAGCGGGTGTAGTTTATAGAGTCACTTATAAAGGGAAATAA